In the Harmonia axyridis chromosome 3, icHarAxyr1.1, whole genome shotgun sequence genome, one interval contains:
- the LOC123674917 gene encoding delta(14)-sterol reductase LBR-like isoform X3 — translation MEGTQQNYKIHHKNANKEDFKRVVTTGEVSNIIFEMITQPFLIVGFHIICNKTQCSFGSPPDFSQYSSLSMFFDKQAFFCYLGLVTLIFLLDCIPLGGKMCRADDHTYNLNGFNSLLLLILVWFICETVGFPISFYVTEHILQLVVSNMIFQASLGIFLYIYSFVVEPNKLNPKEIGTPFISALYNGRQINPRFFNKVDVKVSWLRLYIDTWVIAEISLVLRGLNLTSKSGLELNNINWNSLSSHPTLVALAILKCTYCFCQLYNESGNMNSYFTRNEGMGYNTAMANSFRWSGLIAQTKYIMEHKIHYPNWELACLLFIYLFAQYVYSTTNVQKDHFRSFPNSPESKRMKKIPTSQGKDILCDGWWGRLRQPNIMADIVIHLTWIRFGFTAPPVLSIIGVFYYLVDRAIVSQKYCRNKYGLAWQKYCRKVKYVLVPFVY, via the exons ATGGAGGGAACCCAGCAAAACTATAAAATACATCACAAAAACGCTAATAAAGAAGATTTCAAAAGAGTTGTAACAACAGGAGAAGTCTCAAACATTATATTCGAAATGATAACTCAACCGTTTTTGATAGTTGGTTTTCACATTATATGCAACAAAACACAATGTTCTTTTGGATCACCTCCAGATTTCAGTCAGTATTCGTCTTTGTCCATGTTTTTCGATAAACAAGCCTTCTTTTGTTATCTTGGATTGGTAactttgatttttcttctcgaTTGTATACCTTTAGGAGGCAAAATGTGTCGTGCGGATGATCATACTTACAATTTAAATGGATTTAATTCATTATTACTGTTGATACTAGTTTGGTTCATTTGTGAAACTGTTGGATTTCCTATTTCTTTCTATGTAACCGAGCATATTTTACAGTTGGTAGTCAGTAACATGATTTTTCAAGCTTCCCTTgggatttttttgtatatttatagTTTTGTTGTGGAACCGAATAAACTCAACCCTAAGGAAATTGGTACACCTTTTATCAGTGCGTTATACAATGGGAGACAAATAAATCCTCGTTTCTTCAATAAAGTGGACGTTAAAGTTAGTTGGTTGCGGTTATACATCGACACCTGG GTCATAGCCGAAATTTCATTGGTTCTGAGGGGCCTGAACCTGACATCAAAATCTGGACTTGAACTCAATAACATAAACTGGAATTCACTCTCCTCACACCCAACTCTAGTCGCGCTGGCAATTCTTAAATGTACATATTGCTTCTGCCAACTGTACAACGAGAGTGGAAATATGAATTCATATTTCACAAGGAATGAAGGGATGGGATACAATACAGCAATGGCGAATTCATTCAGATGGAGTGGC TTGATCGCCCAAACAAAGTATATAATGGAGCATAAAATACACTATCCAAACTGGGAATTGGCTTGCTTACTTTTCATTTACCTCTTCGCTCAGTATGTATACAGCACGACGAACGTCCAAAAAGACCATTTCAGAAGCTTTCCTAACAGTCCGGAATCAAAAA gaatgaaaaaaatcccAACTTCTCAAGGCAAAGACATCTTATGTGACGGTTGGTGGGGAAGATTAAGACAACCAAATATAATGGCAGATATAGTTATACATCTAACATGGATTCGATTTGGTTTCACAGCACCTCCTGTTTTGTCAATCATTGgagttttttattatcttgtcgaCAGAGCTATTGTTTCTCAAAAATATTGCAGGAATAAGTATGGCCTTGCTTGGCAAAAATACTGTAGGAAAGTTAAGTATGTTCTTGTGCCTtttgtttattaa